gtaattacttacttacattGAAAAAACGtctgtttaattataataaatatgttattcataaaaatacaaaaaccaTTCAAGCGTGTAATAGAAAAATTTcacagttattatttttcaaatgggtataatagtttttaatggGTAGGTATACTAGTTTTAATTTCCACTCGAGCTTTGCTGTCTTAATGTTGATACTGTGCTGGATACATTTGCCGCAATCATACCATATCTAAGGATCATCAAAACTTAGGACTCTACTTTCTTATTAAATTCGTTATTACCAAAACATTGACGACTATTTCAAACAGGGTGAATGGTAGAtatataaaaccatatgtaattaGAATTCTACATCAATTACTTAATAAGAATAAACGTAATcttaacaaaatgtattgcaaaataagttattttcatCGACAGTCTTCTTTTTCCCACCGCTGGGTAAAATCATGATCGGTGTTCTTAAGATCTtagaacacctgaagaagagtcataatggtTCAACTATATAAACTATAGGAGTTTATAAACTcctatagtttatatatagttttttaagtCTGATGAACATTTTCTGTATAGGTGTATCTTTACGCTTTgtatttctctaataattttggactccttaccaaaaattattcgtccacgcgaacgaagtcgcgggcatcagctagttattaataaaaaactaaattgtaaTCAAAGTCTTGTTTCTTATCTTCTTATTTGGGTTGTAAGCCGAAAGGAAGTCATTGTTGTTCGCTTTGTTctgttcaatttatttcttctcATCATAAACATCTAAGAAATCATATACTTCACACTTGTATTGactacataaatacattttattcttattttcgaAGCAATGTTATTGGAATTATTTTGCTATTCACCTTCTCCATTAAACACAGTAGTTCTTTCATCTTgcatttcattcattatcttcacgatattttccttaacacacacaaaataacaaacggaaacgaataaataaattacaaatgacATCCAAAATCTCATCTCAAAATCTTGAGATGGCGATAAGGACTAAGTATCTCATATTTTGTTGTATGGCACAGTGAAACGTGCCTTTAGTTCTTGGTTTTTGCCTTGGAAAGAGCTTTTATGGTTAAATGATCGGCTATTCTTTGTAGTGGTAGTTGGTAATCAAAAGTTTGATGTTTTAGTGACGAAGGAGGAATAACGGGACAATATAACGAAGTTCTTAAAACTATTGGATGATTATCTCGTCAACGATCATCAAAATATGAGATCAAAATACTAGTACAGTAAAGGGaccatttcaaattttaaatgacgATTAAGGGATTCTACTTCCCCGGAACCTGTTAGATCTCCGAATCTCCTAACCCGTGATTCGTCTACCCAACAAGCGAAAAAACATGGAAACACCAAACTAATCTGGATCGCTTATGAAAAGTAAGTACAtagtaatatttgaaaaatttatcTCGACTAATGTAGTCagatgattgtttttttttccaatattcTTTTATGTAATCTGTAATCTTAtacgaaaattataaaatataatggaaAATCTTAATTCTCAATCTAGTTAATTTTTGCCCATCTTTTCGAAGTTTATGAAGTTTCATAAACTGGCAAGTTGAGGTAACCTTTAAATTGATCCTGGGAAACAACTTTCTGGTGGAGAACTATAGTTGTATTATTAGAGTGAGGAAACCTCCACTATAGTTGATGaaacaaatgataaaaatcACGTGGAATTTATATGGACAAAAAGTGTAAATTATTCAAGAAAATGAGAGTTTAAAACATCTTTCAACCTACAAACTgaaatttgtgttttataaaCTTATCCGTTGTAAACGAAGGTAATACAAATTAGATACACATTAGATTTCCTAGACTTTTGACTATTTTATAAGTCTTCAAATGtgataagaaataattttgatgacttattaaagttttttaccAAATCCTGATAAAACATAagcaaaatgaaatttaataaagaatattttcttaGAATGTTTGTAAAATCTCATACAGAGTGACAGGAAAAGAATCTATCTCaaataactcaaaaatattggaataaGAGGACTGAAATTAAACagtactacattttatttttatatgtacaacAAATCAACAATCACATAACAGCTTATGGTAGATATCACAGAGGTTGGAGTATTGACAGATCAATGGTGGCCATGTTGTTCAGGAACGATGTGCTGAGCGTGACCCTCGTATTTGACTTCAGCTTGGAAACTGTGaacaaatgtcaaaatcaGTATAGACTCACACTTAGTTTATAAGTTCCTAGTTCCTTCTTTGAGCTAGGTTATTTAATTCCATTCCAggtttttttcattcatactatatatatttaatctgccacatatttttcaaaactaacatcataacaaatactttcccatttgtttgtttggtgATCATGACATGATGGAACAGCATTGCAAATCTGACCAgataatcaatataaaatcaaaactgtTTCTAAAAAATCTTAGCCTTTTACCCATTCTTTTTGTCGGCGGTGTATTTGACGATCCTGATCCTGCCGTCGGGCTGGTGCAGACTGTACTCGCCCTTGACGACGTCGTGGTCGCGGGTCTCGCGCTGGTACTTGCTGTCGTGCGTGTGAGGGTCCTCCACTTTGTACTCATATGTGTACTTGGGGATGGcctgaaaataacaaaatatattatagtaagaTTATCAACTGCAAGGGCTCATATCTGCcgcctaaaataaaaaataggaaagcatagcctgagctccgacgcttaaaaactaaagaagaaaccgagaaaaaTCTTACATTTGAGAGTGTCtttatatatcatttttgGCTTCATCAGAAAAacattaattgttataaaatcttaCATAGTAGTCAACATGGTGGTCCTCCTGATGATATTGCTGTTCTTGTTGTTGCGGCGCATGGACGCTGTGGACAGGCTGGTGTAAGTATACAAGTTGTTGTTGTTCTTGGTGAGCGGGCTCACGCAGCTCTTGAGGATGACTCTGGTGCAGTACGATGCTCTGTGAGGAGTACGCGTGACCATGCGAGTCATGCTCATGTTGTGGCCGAGCTGATACCACGGCAAGGGTACAGGCAATTACGATGATCTGAAAATTAAGATGTTCAATCAGTGGAAagaaatttacaattaatgcTTATAGTACATTTCTCAGTTTTGCTACCAGCCTGTATTTTGTAGAACGATTTATGATAACTGCAACTGACCGATTAATCTTGGAACAAGTGGAACAAACGTTCAAATATAGTCGTCCAAAGAAGTTTATATAGGAATTCCTTCGATTAGTCAAATACTATTAATAAGGTGTAATgctatgaaatgaaatgttaaaatctttatatttttcaaactaatattagtgaatttaacattgaatataaattttaagtacctTGGAACACATTTTTCCGTTGGTTGTAACGTTGATTGTTTGAATACTGAACTAAGAATAATAAGCTGCAAAGAGACATGTCTTTTTATATGTAGTAAAAAAGATATACGATCGATACAGTTTTACGTAATAATGTAAACACAGGTTTGAAACCGGTCGTTGCGTACGTAGGACAAGTGCGTGAATGTGACCTtgacaagttttatttttggcgAAATTACCTTTCTCCAAAGCCTTGTCTTGTATACTTAGCACTGAACAAAAATCTTCGATATTGTGTAAACTTGATTGACTTTTCTAAATAATGAATTGtcatttcaacatttttcgtaataatttagaattcaaaacaaaagtttaacTTTATCTAATATAAGttaaacttttgtttaaacccaacaaaaacatacattttaatgtgaAAAGTCATAgccaagttaaataaatttaagatcGTCAGTGTGATTGTCGGTACCAACAAAAGTATTGAAATGTGATGGGTGCCAAGATCAGTAATCAGtcctgaaatttatttatttataagatctTTTAACATTCTTAAAATAAAGCAAACAACTTATCTAGTTCacctaaaaaaattacttgctAGTTTTACTaggaaatcaaatatttatcgaaGTACAGTATTTGAAACAATAAACTGCAAATTGCAAACAAAATAGATAAactgtattatatattaagtatagaTAAGTATAATTGTTCTTTTCTTAGATACTTGGCTAAGTTAATGAACTTAGCTTTACGTTCAATGGAACGTGCGTATACTTTTGTGttaaatcagaaaaaaatacacaaattaaatgattCGAGTCCTAATATTGttgatcaatattttttgtttattctattACCATTCCTTTACTCGTACAATCGAATAATATTAAACGAATATTTTAGGAACTATAgttaagttaataaattaagattaaatCGCATACGACGTTACATTATGCGTGGAGATTTTCTACATCGGTTTCAAACAGCTTATAAATCAGTCAGTTTTCTAGAATTAGTTGTTAATTGAGACAGTTGTCAAATTGTCATACAGACAATTGGACAACTGTCTCAgaggtaattaataaaatttgtcgcTATGTACATTTGTTACATGCAGCCTGTCTATTTTGTAATCGTGTTAAGTGTTGGACCACCGTATTGGTTACAAATAACACCTTCtctttttgttctcattacaattattttcatatagaGAAAGGTGCTGCTACCATGCATTCATTCAAGGATTTCACAAATTTTGCGTCTCAAATGCAACAACTGGTTAAAATGATACTTGCGAAAACTTTTACCTTTATTTGCTCTTGTGTTATAAaagcatattaaaattttgttcaattaTCAGTAGCGGTTTAACCGTCAAAagagatttttgtaaaatcaataTCATGTATTTCAAGGTACCTACGTTATTATTTAACCTAAAGATATACTTGTAACtggtattaaattattaaatacgaTTTTAGTTCAGTGAAGCTCAGTTTAGTTTCAAGCATGTCATATAGTTCTTAAAA
This sequence is a window from Plodia interpunctella isolate USDA-ARS_2022_Savannah chromosome 6, ilPloInte3.2, whole genome shotgun sequence. Protein-coding genes within it:
- the LOC128670786 gene encoding sex-determining region Y protein-like, whose protein sequence is MCSKIIVIACTLAVVSARPQHEHDSHGHAYSSQSIVLHQSHPQELREPAHQEQQQLVYLHQPVHSVHAPQQQEQQYHQEDHHVDYYAIPKYTYEYKVEDPHTHDSKYQRETRDHDVVKGEYSLHQPDGRIRIVKYTADKKNGFQAEVKYEGHAQHIVPEQHGHH